The following proteins come from a genomic window of Populus nigra chromosome 6, ddPopNigr1.1, whole genome shotgun sequence:
- the LOC133697772 gene encoding VAN3-binding protein-like isoform X2 — MDKPIAESWRPETAHFRPPETPREPMEFLSRSWSLSALEVSKALAPPQMVFSSKTNPCGAGGMIQEDIIGELEESGATVSGNPFSFASSETSQMVLERIMSQSEVSPRTSGRLSHSSGPLNGSLTDSPPVSPSEMDDVKYSRSNNPHNTQFRAPAVTPGGNAITAAATGGGGGGKTVGRWLKDRREKKKEETRAHNAQLHAAISVAGVAAAIAAIAAATAASSGAGKDEQMAKTDMAVASAATLVAAQCVEAAEAMGAEREHLASVVNSAVNVRSAGDIMTLTAAAATALRGAATLKARALKEVWNIAAVIPVDKGLAVAGGNGSNGSSNGSFSGELVPEENFLGICSRELLARGCELLKRTRKGDLHWKIVSVYVNRMNQVMLKMKSKHVAGTITKKKKNVVLEVIKDMPAWPGRHLLVGGEHRRYFGLKTLQRGVVEFECMNQKEYDLWTQGVSRLLSIAAEKGNRHRV, encoded by the exons ATGGACAAACCCATAGCAGAGTCATGGCGACCGGAAACGGCCCATTTCCGGCCACCGGAAACACCACGTGAGCCCATGGAGTTTCTTTCACGTTCATGGAGTTTGTCAGCGTTGGAGGTATCAAAAGCCCTGGCTCCACCACAGATGGTTTTCTCTAGCAAGACCAACCCATGTGGTGCTGGTGGTATGATACAGGAGGATATTATTGGAGAGTTAGAAGAGAGTGGTGCTACTGTTTCTGGAAACCCgttttcttttgcttcctcTGAGACTTCCCAGATGGTCTTGGAAAGAATCATGTCACAGTCG GAGGTATCTCCACGCACTTCAGGCAGACTCTCCCATAGCAGTGGACCTCTCAATGGTTCCTTAACGGACAGCCCTCCTGTTTCCCCTTCTGAAATGGATGATGTCAAG TATTCTCGATCCAACAACCCTCACAACACACAATTCCGTGCACCTGCGGTAACTCCTGGTGGCAATGCCATCACAGCCGCCGCCacgggtggtggtggtggtggtaagaCTGTTGGTAGGTGGTTGAAGGAcaggagggagaagaaaaaggagGAGACTCGAGCCCATAATGCGCAGCTTCATGCTGCGATATCTGTGGCAGGGGTTGCTGCTGCCATTGCTGCAATTGCGGCTGCAACAGCTGCCTCTTCAGGGGCTGGGAAAGATGAGCAAATGGCAAAGACTGACATGGCGGTGGCATCAGCTGCAACATTGGTGGCTGCACAATGCGTGGAGGCAGCAGAGGCCATGGGGGCAGAACGTGAGCACCTTGCATCTGTTGTGAACTCTGCCGTGAATGTGCGTTCTGCTGGTGATATCATGACATtaactgctgctgctgcaacag CGTTACGTGGTGCAGCAACATTGAAGGCGAGAGCATTGAAGGAAGTCTGGAATATTGCAGCGGTCATTCCCGTGGACAAAGGATTAGCTGTAGCTGGTGGAAATGGCAGTAATGGTAGTTCTAATGGTAGTTTCAGTGGTGAACTGGTGCCTGAAGAAAATTTCTTAGGCATATGCAGCAGGGAATTGCTTGCCAGAGGCTGTGAGCTACTCAAGCGCACTCGCAAAG GTGACCTTCACTGGAAGATAGTTTCTGTTTATGTCAACCGAATGAATCAG GTTATGTTGAAGATGAAGAGCAAACATGTAGCTGGGACCAtaacgaaaaagaaaaaga ATGTGGTGTTGGAGGTGATCAAAGATATGCCCGCCTGGCCAGGCCGCCACTTGCTAGTGGGTGGTGAGCATCGACGGTATTTCGGTTTGAAGACTTTGCAACGGGGTGTTGTCGAATTCGAGTGCATGAACCAGAAGGAATATGATCTCTGGACTCAAGGTGTCTCGAGACTTCTCTCCATAGCAGCAGAAAAGGGCAACAGACATAGAGTGTGA
- the LOC133697772 gene encoding VAN3-binding protein-like isoform X1, protein MDKPIAESWRPETAHFRPPETPREPMEFLSRSWSLSALEVSKALAPPQMVFSSKTNPCGAGGMIQEDIIGELEESGATVSGNPFSFASSETSQMVLERIMSQSQEVSPRTSGRLSHSSGPLNGSLTDSPPVSPSEMDDVKYSRSNNPHNTQFRAPAVTPGGNAITAAATGGGGGGKTVGRWLKDRREKKKEETRAHNAQLHAAISVAGVAAAIAAIAAATAASSGAGKDEQMAKTDMAVASAATLVAAQCVEAAEAMGAEREHLASVVNSAVNVRSAGDIMTLTAAAATALRGAATLKARALKEVWNIAAVIPVDKGLAVAGGNGSNGSSNGSFSGELVPEENFLGICSRELLARGCELLKRTRKGDLHWKIVSVYVNRMNQVMLKMKSKHVAGTITKKKKNVVLEVIKDMPAWPGRHLLVGGEHRRYFGLKTLQRGVVEFECMNQKEYDLWTQGVSRLLSIAAEKGNRHRV, encoded by the exons ATGGACAAACCCATAGCAGAGTCATGGCGACCGGAAACGGCCCATTTCCGGCCACCGGAAACACCACGTGAGCCCATGGAGTTTCTTTCACGTTCATGGAGTTTGTCAGCGTTGGAGGTATCAAAAGCCCTGGCTCCACCACAGATGGTTTTCTCTAGCAAGACCAACCCATGTGGTGCTGGTGGTATGATACAGGAGGATATTATTGGAGAGTTAGAAGAGAGTGGTGCTACTGTTTCTGGAAACCCgttttcttttgcttcctcTGAGACTTCCCAGATGGTCTTGGAAAGAATCATGTCACAGTCG CAGGAGGTATCTCCACGCACTTCAGGCAGACTCTCCCATAGCAGTGGACCTCTCAATGGTTCCTTAACGGACAGCCCTCCTGTTTCCCCTTCTGAAATGGATGATGTCAAG TATTCTCGATCCAACAACCCTCACAACACACAATTCCGTGCACCTGCGGTAACTCCTGGTGGCAATGCCATCACAGCCGCCGCCacgggtggtggtggtggtggtaagaCTGTTGGTAGGTGGTTGAAGGAcaggagggagaagaaaaaggagGAGACTCGAGCCCATAATGCGCAGCTTCATGCTGCGATATCTGTGGCAGGGGTTGCTGCTGCCATTGCTGCAATTGCGGCTGCAACAGCTGCCTCTTCAGGGGCTGGGAAAGATGAGCAAATGGCAAAGACTGACATGGCGGTGGCATCAGCTGCAACATTGGTGGCTGCACAATGCGTGGAGGCAGCAGAGGCCATGGGGGCAGAACGTGAGCACCTTGCATCTGTTGTGAACTCTGCCGTGAATGTGCGTTCTGCTGGTGATATCATGACATtaactgctgctgctgcaacag CGTTACGTGGTGCAGCAACATTGAAGGCGAGAGCATTGAAGGAAGTCTGGAATATTGCAGCGGTCATTCCCGTGGACAAAGGATTAGCTGTAGCTGGTGGAAATGGCAGTAATGGTAGTTCTAATGGTAGTTTCAGTGGTGAACTGGTGCCTGAAGAAAATTTCTTAGGCATATGCAGCAGGGAATTGCTTGCCAGAGGCTGTGAGCTACTCAAGCGCACTCGCAAAG GTGACCTTCACTGGAAGATAGTTTCTGTTTATGTCAACCGAATGAATCAG GTTATGTTGAAGATGAAGAGCAAACATGTAGCTGGGACCAtaacgaaaaagaaaaaga ATGTGGTGTTGGAGGTGATCAAAGATATGCCCGCCTGGCCAGGCCGCCACTTGCTAGTGGGTGGTGAGCATCGACGGTATTTCGGTTTGAAGACTTTGCAACGGGGTGTTGTCGAATTCGAGTGCATGAACCAGAAGGAATATGATCTCTGGACTCAAGGTGTCTCGAGACTTCTCTCCATAGCAGCAGAAAAGGGCAACAGACATAGAGTGTGA
- the LOC133696101 gene encoding protein IQ-DOMAIN 19-like: MGKPGKWLRSFLTGKKDKEKEKGTSNQNSTPSIENPVTPISIPPTTAKEKRRWSFRRSSATAAAPKDSNYTEPTATTQPAAVQDTFDSENEQKMHAMAIANKEAKAIKIQSVFRSYLARKALRALKGLVKLQALVRGHLVRKQATATLRCMQALVNVQTRARAQRIWMNEDVNPSQRQSIHRKSTQENRIRHTNYENERVMEENIKIVEMDVGESKGSIKSRNSYSHHPQTDRAEHRFSTHSAPNHAYSKQENYQVSPAPSALTDMSPRACSGHFEDYSFSTAQSSPQYYSTVSKPDPSTIPFAFPRPEYAESLSYDYPLFPNYMANTESSRAKLRSHSAPKQRPDSFERQPSRRKVSIEGRNVPRAVRMQRSSSHVGATAQNYQYPWSIKLDRSSVSLKDSECESNSTMLTNTNYCRSLVGFEVHRNRY, from the exons ATGGGGAAGCCAGGCAAATGGCTTAGAAGTTTCTTGACAGGGAAGAAAGACAAGGAGAAGGAAAAGGGTACAAGTAATCAGAATTCCACACCTAGTATTGAGAATCCGGTGACTCCAATTTCGATCCCACCAACTACTgcgaaagaaaaaagaagatggaGTTTTCGCAGATCATCGGCCACAGCAGCTGCTCCCAAGGACTCGAATTATACAGAACCAACTGCCACCACACAACCAGCTGCAGTGCAGGACACGTTCGATTCAGAGAATGAACAGAAAATGCACGCCATGGCTATCGCAAACAAAGAGGCTAAAGCCATAAAAATTCAATCAGTCTTTCGATCTTATCTG GCAAGAAAAGCATTGCGTGCATTAAAAGGCTTAGTGAAGTTGCAGGCACTTGTAAGGGGTCACCTGGTGAGGAAACAGGCAACTGCCACTCTCCGGTGCATGCAGGCATTGGTGAATGTACAGACTAGAGCTCGGGCTCAGAGGATCTGGATGAATGAAGACGTAAATCCCAGCCAGAGGCAATCAATCCACAGAAAATCGACTCAGGAGAACAGGATTAGGCACACAAATTAT GAGAATGAAAGAGTCATGGAGGAGAACATCAAGATTGTGGAGATGGATGTTGGAGAATCAAAGGGAAGTATAAAGAGCAGAAATAGCTACTCACACCATCCACAAACAGATCGAGCAGAGCACAGATTCTCCACACATTCTGCCCCAAATCATGCATACTCGAAGCAAGAGAACTACCAGGTCTCTCCAGCTCCATCAGCTCTAACAGATATGAGCCCCAGAGCCTGCAGTGGGCATTTTGAGGACTATTCCTTTAGCACAGCACAAAGCAGTCCCCAGTACTACTCTACAGTGTCAAAACCTGATCCATCAACAATTCCATTTGCCTTTCCAAGGCCAGAGTACGCAGAATCCCTGTCCTATGACTACCCATTATTTCCAAATTACATGGCAAACACGGAATCATCCAGGGCCAAACTTCGGTCACATAGTGCACCGAAACAAAGGCCAGACTCATTTGAGAGGCAACCAAGCCGGAGGAAGGTATCGATAGAGGGAAGGAATGTCCCAAGGGCAGTGCGGATGCAGCGGTCATCTTCTCATGTTGGAGCCACTGCTCAAAACTATCAATATCCATGGTCAATTAAGCTTGACAGATCATCCGTTTCACTTAAAGACAGTGAGTGCGAATCCAACAGTACGATGCTCACGAACACGAATTACTGCAGATCTCTTGTTGGATTTGAA GTTCATCGAAATAGGTACTAA
- the LOC133696842 gene encoding uncharacterized protein LOC133696842 — protein sequence MAYAGTCVTGVAILFLLQPLIARSGFLSPLLSPVFDDVCKKVECGKGTCKPSDNSTWFFECECDPGWKQTSSDHDDHLKFLPCIVPDCTLNSSCMAAPSPVQEKARKDNESIFDPCFWTDCGGGSCNKTSTFTYSCACAEGYNNLLNASAFPCYKDCAIGMDCRNLGISVSNKSASVDNSRNQASSILQEKFHWLMTLIMLLSMIDWM from the exons ATGGCTTATGCCGGTACCTGTGTTACCGGGGTTGCAATCCTTTTTCTTCTGCAACCTTTGATTGCTAGAAGTGGTTTTTTATCTCCACTTCTGTCTCCTGTCTTTG ATGATGTGTGCAAAAAAGTGGAATGTGGGAAAGGAACCTGCAAGCCCTCTGATAATAGTACCTGGTTTTTTGAATGTGAATGTGATCCTGGGTGGAAGCAGACTAGCTCTGACCATGACGATCATCTCAAGTTTCTTCCTTGCATAGTTCCTGACT GTACCTTGAACTCGTCATGCATGGCAGCACCCTCACCTGTCcaagagaaagcaagaaaggATAATGAGTCGATTTTCGATC cgTGCTTTTGGACTGATTGTGGAGGTGGCTCCTGCAACAAGACATCTACATTTACTTACAGTTGCGCATGTGCAGAGGGTTATAATAACCTTCTTAATGCCTCTGCCTTTCCTTGTTACAAAGATT GTGCAATTGGAATGGATTGCCGAAACCTTGGTATTTCAGTGTCGAACAAATCAGCTTCGGTTGACAATAGTAGGAATCAAG CTTCTTCGATTCTGCAAGAAAAGTTCCATTGGCTGATGACATTGATTATGTTGCTGTCTATGATTGACTGGATGTAG